A single Nostoc sp. GT001 DNA region contains:
- a CDS encoding AAA family ATPase: MPAPLKVDLSPIEDQALLALTQAKGIPSRTQSRATVLRLSAAGWTVLKIAQYLKWHPQTVRDTIHRWYWGKLDSLWDCSRPGRRRRWHNPNIKSLLQFKISLFSSQLIFILFSYISYIYLMLFLHSHGVSTTYAVKIYRHYLDEALATLTSNPYQLAADIYGIGFLRTDKIAFYLGVAPDSQFRYRAGLIHVLNEAAADGHCYLPQPKLIENVIKLLTTPDHTPEEDALADIIKDMALKDDLIREKSEDQTLLCYLPTYFHTEQNLAQLIQSRFCQPVAQDMPRVRAWIERFTKSHKIKLSPQQRLAVEMAAYSKVMILTGGPGCGKTFTTQTIVSLWKAMGKSIALAAPAPTGRAAQRLSEITQLESKTIHCLLEFDPETMGFLRDNQNPLPHTAIVALEASMLDLFLASSLVKAIQYGSQLLLVGDIDQLPSVGSGQFLADLINSGHVPVVRLTKVFRQAQQSAIITAAHQINRSQFPTIEPISDNPVSECLWHGGGHHPKHGVKAISEIITDLIPRLGYNRATDVQVLSPMSRGLLGTRNLNTVLQQLINPPSPDKVEITKGGNLLREGDRIIQLTNDYNHDIFNGDFGIIKAIDPEEMEVTVQYRKHTVVRTRADLNQIALAWALTIHQSQVSEYPVVILPIYTQPYMMLSRKQLYTALTCAKQLAIVVGSKKAISKALRSSDGQLRYTRLQQRLESAFLLPTIAI; this comes from the coding sequence ATGCCAGCGCCTTTAAAAGTTGACCTGTCACCAATAGAAGATCAAGCCCTATTAGCACTCACTCAAGCAAAAGGTATACCATCAAGAACTCAAAGTCGTGCCACTGTACTACGATTATCAGCCGCTGGATGGACAGTGCTAAAGATCGCACAATACTTAAAATGGCATCCACAGACTGTACGCGACACAATTCATCGTTGGTACTGGGGCAAACTCGATAGTTTGTGGGATTGTTCGCGTCCAGGTCGCCGTCGCCGATGGCATAACCCAAATATCAAGTCTCTGCTTCAATTCAAAATATCTTTATTTAGCTCTCAACTTATTTTTATTTTATTTTCTTACATCTCTTACATCTATTTAATGCTATTTCTCCACAGTCATGGCGTTTCTACTACTTATGCAGTCAAAATTTACAGGCATTACTTGGATGAAGCACTCGCTACTCTCACCAGCAATCCCTACCAGTTAGCTGCTGACATCTACGGTATTGGTTTTCTGAGAACTGATAAAATTGCCTTTTATTTAGGAGTTGCGCCTGATAGTCAGTTCCGTTACCGTGCTGGTTTAATTCATGTTTTGAACGAAGCTGCTGCCGATGGGCATTGCTATTTACCCCAGCCAAAACTCATTGAGAATGTTATCAAACTGCTGACTACACCAGATCACACACCCGAAGAAGATGCCCTCGCTGATATTATCAAAGACATGGCACTCAAGGATGACTTAATCCGTGAGAAAAGCGAAGACCAAACGCTGCTATGTTATCTACCAACGTACTTTCACACCGAACAGAACCTTGCTCAATTAATACAATCTAGATTTTGCCAACCAGTTGCACAAGATATGCCTCGTGTTCGCGCCTGGATTGAGCGCTTCACCAAGAGTCATAAAATCAAACTTTCACCACAGCAACGGCTAGCGGTAGAAATGGCTGCATATTCAAAGGTAATGATTCTTACTGGTGGCCCCGGTTGCGGTAAAACTTTCACCACCCAGACCATAGTCTCTCTGTGGAAAGCAATGGGCAAATCTATCGCCTTAGCTGCGCCTGCGCCAACTGGACGCGCTGCTCAACGCCTGAGTGAAATCACACAACTCGAATCCAAGACGATACACTGCTTGTTGGAATTTGACCCAGAGACAATGGGCTTCTTACGCGATAATCAAAACCCTTTACCCCATACCGCAATTGTCGCGCTAGAAGCTAGTATGCTTGATTTGTTTCTGGCATCTTCTTTGGTAAAGGCGATACAATACGGTTCCCAACTACTGCTAGTGGGTGACATTGACCAGTTACCCTCTGTGGGCTCGGGTCAATTCCTTGCTGACTTGATTAATTCTGGTCACGTTCCGGTGGTGCGCTTGACCAAGGTATTTAGGCAAGCCCAACAGAGCGCAATTATCACCGCTGCTCACCAAATTAACCGAAGCCAGTTTCCCACTATTGAACCGATTTCCGATAATCCCGTGTCTGAGTGTCTGTGGCACGGCGGCGGTCATCACCCCAAACATGGTGTTAAAGCAATATCCGAAATCATTACAGACTTGATTCCCCGCCTGGGTTACAATCGAGCTACTGATGTGCAAGTGCTTTCCCCCATGTCGCGGGGTTTGCTTGGGACTCGTAACCTCAATACCGTATTGCAGCAGTTGATTAATCCGCCCAGTCCCGACAAAGTAGAGATTACCAAGGGCGGGAATTTATTACGAGAAGGCGATCGGATCATTCAACTGACTAATGATTATAATCACGATATTTTTAATGGCGACTTCGGAATTATCAAGGCCATTGATCCTGAAGAGATGGAAGTTACTGTACAGTATCGTAAGCATACTGTCGTTAGGACGAGAGCAGACTTAAATCAAATTGCCCTCGCCTGGGCCCTCACCATTCATCAAAGCCAGGTTTCAGAATATCCGGTAGTAATTCTGCCAATTTATACGCAGCCTTATATGATGTTGTCTCGTAAACAGTTGTACACAGCATTAACTTGTGCCAAGCAGTTAGCGATTGTCGTTGGTTCCAAGAAAGCGATATCCAAGGCTTTGCGTTCTAGTGACGGCCAACTGCGATATACGCGATTACAGCAGCGCTTGGAAAGCGCTTTTTTGCTCCCGACGATTGCAATTTAG
- a CDS encoding tyrosine-type recombinase/integrase, with product MTLSLVHITAHRKALASLPVAQAEAKLIALWLEGKASSSIRAYQRYTRRFLDFLDKPLKKVTYEDLVEYASSFGGNAESTKRIYIACAKSLISFAHKIGYLPFNVGMALKLGELPDVINERYLDEADIKLLVRAASKHLADAKTPKRQYTALRNLLIIKLLYQAGLRASEICELTWGDLTPRGESGQVYVRKAKGSKNRTILIKQKLWTELMEFKASAHSNQAVFPSQKGGHLDRQNLHPIVKAISLEAGLSELVSAHWLRHAHGSHAIERGTNPVLVKETLGHANLAITDRYLKARPNDSSALNLMDL from the coding sequence ATGACGCTCTCTCTTGTCCATATAACAGCGCATAGAAAGGCTCTTGCTTCCTTGCCAGTAGCGCAGGCGGAGGCGAAGTTGATTGCGCTGTGGTTGGAGGGAAAAGCGTCGTCTTCTATTCGGGCTTACCAGCGATACACTAGGCGATTTCTGGATTTTCTGGACAAGCCTCTCAAAAAAGTGACTTATGAAGACTTGGTAGAATACGCTAGTTCTTTTGGGGGCAATGCCGAAAGCACAAAGCGGATATACATAGCTTGTGCCAAAAGCTTGATTAGTTTCGCTCATAAAATTGGATATCTCCCTTTTAATGTGGGTATGGCACTAAAACTGGGTGAATTACCAGATGTAATCAACGAACGCTATCTCGATGAAGCTGATATTAAATTGTTGGTACGGGCAGCTTCTAAGCATTTAGCTGATGCGAAAACTCCCAAACGACAGTACACAGCCCTACGTAATTTGTTAATTATCAAACTCTTGTATCAAGCAGGGTTACGGGCAAGTGAAATCTGTGAGCTGACTTGGGGAGATTTGACACCCCGTGGTGAGAGTGGTCAAGTGTACGTGCGAAAAGCCAAAGGCAGTAAAAATCGGACAATTCTCATCAAGCAGAAACTCTGGACGGAATTAATGGAGTTCAAAGCTTCGGCTCACTCCAATCAAGCAGTGTTTCCAAGTCAAAAGGGGGGACACCTCGACCGTCAAAACTTACACCCGATTGTTAAAGCGATCTCCCTTGAAGCTGGATTAAGCGAACTAGTTTCTGCTCACTGGTTACGTCATGCCCACGGTTCTCACGCCATTGAGCGCGGGACTAATCCTGTATTGGTGAAAGAAACTTTGGGTCATGCCAATTTAGCCATCACCGATCGCTATCTCAAAGCTAGACCTAATGACAGTAGCGCTTTAAACTTGATGGATCTTTGA
- a CDS encoding DUF3854 domain-containing protein, with amino-acid sequence MNAATTEYPNNLTAAEYHELLTGSAIHPALIKDNFFHIEGESVYDYLFISDKIPRKNAGRVTDAYIKMYQHLLLGGTWIQSLDPFKNWQPMEWGRIKPNFPRIDWEKGKPVKYESPSKTPNRVTYFDVANPIWEKIAKHYLIKRYHSVLALRLLDQLNPLIFWEWIRQHPEIPIILCEGEKKAACLLSLGFVAIALPGIWNGRVGRRDFDERLHPDLVPMAQAGRKFIILFDYETRANTRWSVFQATVRTAKAILAAGSECEVALLPGPEKGVDDFVVARGEDANALLTAIIDDAKSLADYKRSYRAKKWGLSKYQPDVTVNVKYLSEALCIPDLEEKCSSVPELYDIAQEQLFTPLVKGHFRKEKSTDSGGVDSDKSKKSPTFNFPKSGLVVLWSDMGTGKTELMRWWRDQNPDARFLNNGHRVNLLKNLAERLRTAMYSDLGYTGLAQAPALSITIDSLHKLNTQSLTYGCIFIDEACQYLTHLLHSNTCKQHRAAILEVLEYIVYNAPLVVIADAHMDDLTVDFFLAMRPKGEVPYIIKNEWRNGERTIYWYEGDNSSALVAQISAALMLGEKVMVASDSKRFIKKLDKSFTIKYEESSSSPSELGGVHVKGDTTLGEATPTTALSNREKEELTDSSSVLSPLPLTSCPARRTSYRIWSVHSDNSGSDENVAFIKDITNAVKNFDALFTSPSLGTGVDISEYHFDLVFGVFHGVSQTATECAQQLYRYRPKVPFHIWVAPRPPFGYKDTNATKIKERLLQTNEMTAFLLRIDRQTGIRGAEKDWALEAYCQIMANRHYSLNNLRDDLRSLLTEMGNTFIYVGSDSDPQSLENLKAAAQALDSAHNSAVAKAKNITLSEYRARQSKDYLDPNEIFECEKFRISDSYGIEVTESLVEMDKGGRLIRAIAGLEAILAPPEESFTDPKTGQSYPTPPTIVTQKDRTERDNLPLCIDWGNYSGRWLARFNLGLHQILTSLMNGDEVTADDPTLLKMTEIAIHCAAHVKAILGFTIPLDCKPIWLLATLVEQLGLKLTFRKQGKRGQQVKLFSLSKEELEFAMHVIAHRVEKRNQKENRTYYAAQTPAAYNVNPNQQDVIPPPPDAIGNSHCQGEDTTAFESPQTDRITLLHCVEILRSGISRGVDAIKGILKRWQSDLRWETVLELEAIAANELRLVEAQVPEFYEWLLEEVLPMEGAG; translated from the coding sequence ATGAACGCAGCGACAACTGAATACCCGAACAATCTCACGGCTGCTGAATACCATGAGTTATTAACTGGTAGCGCCATTCATCCGGCGCTGATTAAGGACAACTTCTTCCACATTGAGGGAGAATCGGTTTACGACTACCTGTTCATCTCTGATAAAATCCCTCGCAAAAATGCAGGTCGAGTCACAGATGCATACATAAAAATGTATCAGCATCTATTACTGGGTGGGACGTGGATTCAATCACTTGATCCATTCAAAAACTGGCAACCAATGGAGTGGGGGCGGATTAAGCCAAACTTCCCCCGCATTGATTGGGAAAAAGGCAAGCCAGTTAAGTACGAGTCACCCTCCAAAACTCCCAACCGCGTTACCTACTTTGATGTGGCTAACCCCATTTGGGAAAAGATTGCAAAACATTATTTAATTAAGCGCTATCATTCAGTTTTGGCGCTGCGCTTGCTGGATCAACTCAATCCACTAATATTTTGGGAGTGGATAAGGCAACACCCAGAGATTCCGATTATCTTATGCGAAGGGGAAAAAAAGGCTGCTTGCTTGCTGAGTCTGGGGTTTGTAGCGATCGCGCTTCCTGGAATTTGGAACGGGCGGGTCGGAAGACGGGATTTTGATGAACGATTGCATCCTGACTTAGTACCGATGGCTCAGGCGGGGCGCAAGTTCATAATTCTTTTTGACTACGAAACAAGAGCCAATACCCGTTGGTCAGTTTTTCAAGCCACTGTTCGCACTGCAAAAGCAATCTTAGCTGCTGGTTCTGAATGTGAAGTTGCGCTGTTACCAGGTCCAGAGAAAGGTGTTGATGATTTTGTTGTGGCGCGGGGCGAAGATGCTAACGCTCTACTGACCGCAATCATCGATGATGCTAAATCACTTGCTGATTACAAGCGCTCGTATCGGGCTAAAAAATGGGGGTTAAGCAAGTACCAGCCGGATGTCACTGTTAATGTTAAGTATCTCTCTGAGGCTTTGTGCATTCCTGACCTTGAAGAAAAATGCTCATCCGTCCCTGAGCTTTATGATATTGCACAAGAACAATTGTTTACACCTTTGGTTAAAGGACATTTCAGAAAGGAGAAGTCTACAGATTCTGGCGGAGTTGATTCAGACAAATCGAAGAAATCCCCTACTTTCAATTTCCCAAAATCAGGACTGGTCGTACTCTGGAGCGACATGGGTACAGGGAAAACTGAACTTATGCGCTGGTGGCGTGACCAAAACCCCGACGCGCGGTTCCTCAACAATGGGCATCGCGTAAATTTGCTGAAAAATCTTGCCGAACGCTTGCGGACGGCGATGTATTCAGACTTGGGTTACACAGGTTTAGCCCAGGCCCCAGCCCTTAGTATTACTATTGACAGCTTGCATAAGCTGAATACCCAGTCTCTCACCTACGGTTGCATATTTATAGATGAAGCCTGCCAATACCTTACCCACCTGCTGCACAGTAATACTTGCAAACAACATCGCGCCGCCATTTTGGAGGTACTGGAATATATAGTATACAATGCGCCACTGGTCGTCATCGCTGATGCACACATGGATGATTTAACGGTAGATTTCTTTCTTGCAATGCGACCCAAAGGTGAAGTACCTTACATCATTAAAAATGAGTGGCGAAACGGGGAGCGCACAATTTATTGGTACGAGGGGGATAATTCAAGCGCCCTAGTCGCCCAAATCTCGGCAGCGCTGATGCTTGGTGAGAAAGTCATGGTTGCCAGCGACAGTAAGCGTTTTATCAAAAAACTCGACAAATCCTTTACTATCAAGTACGAAGAATCTAGTAGTTCGCCAAGTGAACTTGGCGGGGTGCATGTTAAAGGGGATACAACTCTTGGAGAGGCTACGCCAACGACTGCGCTCAGTAACCGGGAAAAGGAAGAATTAACAGATTCCTCCTCCGTCCTTTCCCCCTTACCCCTTACCTCTTGCCCAGCCCGTAGGACTTCATACCGCATTTGGTCGGTTCATTCCGATAATTCTGGCAGTGATGAAAATGTCGCTTTCATCAAAGATATCACCAACGCCGTCAAAAACTTTGATGCCTTGTTCACCTCTCCTAGTCTCGGTACTGGTGTCGATATTTCCGAGTATCATTTTGATTTAGTGTTCGGTGTCTTTCACGGCGTAAGCCAGACAGCTACTGAGTGTGCCCAGCAACTGTACCGTTATCGTCCAAAAGTCCCGTTTCATATTTGGGTGGCCCCACGTCCTCCGTTTGGTTACAAGGATACCAATGCTACCAAGATTAAAGAGCGCTTGCTCCAAACCAATGAAATGACCGCTTTTCTGTTGCGGATTGACCGTCAAACAGGCATAAGGGGCGCCGAGAAAGATTGGGCGCTTGAGGCTTACTGCCAAATTATGGCTAACCGCCACTATTCTCTCAATAATCTGCGTGATGATTTGCGATCGCTCCTCACCGAAATGGGCAATACATTTATATATGTGGGCAGTGATTCAGATCCTCAGTCTCTCGAAAATCTTAAAGCAGCAGCACAAGCTTTGGATAGTGCCCACAATTCGGCTGTTGCCAAGGCCAAGAATATTACTTTGAGTGAGTACCGTGCCCGTCAGAGCAAAGATTACCTTGACCCTAATGAAATTTTTGAATGCGAAAAGTTCCGCATTTCTGATTCTTACGGCATCGAAGTAACGGAATCACTCGTAGAAATGGATAAAGGTGGTCGCTTAATTAGAGCAATTGCTGGACTTGAGGCCATTTTAGCCCCACCCGAAGAATCGTTTACTGACCCCAAAACTGGGCAAAGTTATCCTACCCCACCAACAATTGTCACCCAAAAAGACCGCACTGAGCGCGACAATCTACCTTTGTGCATCGACTGGGGCAATTACTCGGGACGCTGGCTTGCTAGATTTAACCTGGGACTGCATCAAATTCTCACTTCTTTAATGAATGGTGATGAAGTTACCGCCGATGACCCCACTTTGCTCAAGATGACGGAGATCGCTATACATTGTGCTGCTCACGTCAAAGCAATTCTTGGGTTTACTATTCCCCTAGACTGTAAGCCTATTTGGTTGCTAGCCACTTTAGTCGAGCAGCTGGGGCTAAAGCTGACTTTCCGCAAGCAGGGCAAGCGCGGTCAACAGGTGAAACTTTTCTCTTTATCTAAAGAGGAATTAGAATTTGCAATGCATGTAATTGCTCATCGCGTGGAAAAGCGTAATCAAAAAGAAAATAGAACCTATTATGCTGCTCAAACCCCTGCTGCGTATAATGTAAACCCCAATCAGCAGGACGTNATCCCCCCCCCCCCTGATGCTATAGGGAACTCCCATTGCCAAGGGGAGGATACTACCGCATTTGAGTCGCCCCAAACTGACCGGATTACGCTACTCCATTGCGTAGAAATACTTCGCTCTGGTATTTCTCGTGGAGTGGACGCAATTAAAGGCATTCTCAAGCGATGGCAGAGTGATTTGCGCTGGGAGACAGTGCTGGAGTTGGAGGCGATCGCGGCAAATGAACTGCGACTTGTCGAAGCTCAAGTTCCTGAATTTTATGAATGGCTCTTGGAAGAAGTGTTGCCTATGGAGGGGGCTGGCTAG
- a CDS encoding fertility inhibition FinO-like protein, whose translation MIEGKLQVTIKINELPQPTTVGNGLQQFGLNCDGRIISVTVKRKIYKKLTDAASSNYLQWVAAMSNDKPRSVYALNLGQQTQNGVVLDEPNIQVFERKLKPKAKATAGDA comes from the coding sequence ATGATTGAAGGAAAACTACAAGTAACAATCAAAATCAACGAACTTCCTCAGCCCACCACTGTAGGAAACGGTTTGCAGCAGTTTGGCCTAAACTGTGATGGACGCATCATTTCAGTCACAGTTAAACGTAAAATTTACAAGAAGCTGACCGATGCCGCCAGTAGTAATTATCTACAGTGGGTAGCAGCGATGTCTAATGACAAGCCGCGAAGCGTCTACGCTCTTAATCTCGGTCAGCAAACACAAAACGGNGTTGTGCTAGACGAGCCCAATATACAAGTTTTCGAGCGCAAGCTTAAACCAAAGGCAAAAGCCACGGCTGGTGATGCTTGA
- a CDS encoding NACHT domain-containing protein, translated as MDFRAESRFKSTTPSPILPQEHGVLGQRFSATVDFEEAFAVVDNLVLAERRKRLSLPEILVLRAAWDGKEYKDVVTNSTYSLNYLQRRVAPPLWNMLSKTIGDGERVEKQSLRYFLERVTKEYQSQDAIHQKQTFLANNQIQVIGTKSPDISSFYGRVQELIHLKELTIKQRCVLLVGVAGIGKSALAAKLLEELRLESKPKFECLIWKSVAHAPLVQDLVADLIELIQPPQIPSSLPEHTQSMISVLIKQLQSRSSLLVLDASEALFQTINFQQQREYGLFFRRLTEELSQSCVIITSRVFPDELESLIGAELPIDFLKVEGLEANAALQLLFSKGLTNQEKCNDLIKTYRGNPSELKTVVNRINHFFASSTEKFFENPTTLVSDQFQEMLNHLFSNILSETQKQIMIYLAEKVTSNLQSIGFTQLLNNMNYETKSSVSKFELIKALEVLEKNSLIEAIKDPITEEISFNLEPVIKKYIKTDPLGLIHTSNASASPNLPIAS; from the coding sequence ATGGATTTTAGGGCTGAATCAAGATTTAAGTCTACTACCCCTTCTCCCATTCTTCCACAAGAACACGGGGTTTTAGGGCAGAGATTTTCTGCAACTGTAGATTTTGAAGAAGCTTTTGCTGTAGTAGACAACCTAGTGTTAGCCGAAAGACGCAAACGCTTGTCGTTGCCTGAAATCCTTGTTCTTAGAGCAGCTTGGGATGGAAAGGAATATAAAGATGTAGTAACCAATTCGACTTATAGCCTTAACTACTTGCAAAGGCGTGTAGCCCCTCCTTTGTGGAATATGCTTTCAAAAACGATTGGAGATGGCGAACGAGTTGAAAAACAAAGCTTGCGATATTTTTTAGAGCGAGTAACAAAGGAGTATCAATCTCAAGATGCCATACATCAAAAACAAACATTCCTTGCTAATAATCAGATACAAGTGATTGGGACTAAATCACCTGATATATCCAGTTTTTATGGGCGTGTACAAGAACTAATACATTTAAAAGAGTTAACAATCAAGCAGAGATGCGTATTGCTAGTAGGGGTAGCAGGAATTGGCAAAAGCGCATTAGCAGCAAAACTATTAGAAGAACTTCGTTTGGAGTCTAAACCTAAATTTGAGTGTTTAATCTGGAAATCAGTGGCCCATGCACCATTAGTTCAAGACTTAGTAGCTGATTTAATCGAGCTAATCCAGCCTCCGCAAATCCCTTCTAGTTTGCCTGAGCATACACAGTCCATGATTTCAGTGTTGATCAAGCAGTTGCAATCACGTTCCTCTCTGCTGGTATTAGATGCCTCTGAAGCTTTATTTCAAACGATTAACTTTCAGCAACAACGAGAGTATGGATTATTCTTTCGTCGCTTAACAGAGGAGCTATCTCAAAGCTGCGTAATTATAACTAGTCGAGTTTTTCCTGATGAGCTTGAGAGTTTAATAGGAGCTGAATTACCTATTGATTTTCTGAAAGTTGAAGGTTTAGAAGCAAACGCCGCATTACAACTATTATTTAGCAAAGGATTAACAAATCAAGAAAAATGTAATGATTTAATCAAAACTTATAGAGGTAATCCTTCAGAACTAAAAACAGTAGTCAATCGAATTAATCATTTTTTTGCAAGTAGCACCGAAAAATTTTTTGAAAACCCAACTACATTAGTTAGTGACCAGTTCCAAGAAATGCTCAATCATTTATTCAGTAACATATTGAGCGAAACTCAGAAGCAAATTATGATTTATTTAGCAGAAAAAGTAACTTCAAATTTACAATCTATTGGGTTTACTCAACTATTGAATAATATGAATTATGAGACAAAAAGTTCCGTTTCAAAATTTGAGCTAATTAAGGCATTAGAAGTACTTGAAAAAAACTCATTAATTGAAGCTATTAAAGACCCTATCACAGAAGAAATCAGCTTTAATCTAGAACCAGTAATTAAAAAATATATTAAGACAGATCCACTTGGATTGATACATACATCTAATGCTTCTGCTTCACCCAATTTACCGATCGCATCTTAA